The genome window GCGGGTCCAACGGCAATGCCTTCCGGCTGTACGATAGCTGGGCCAATGGCAATGCCTTCTGGCTGTACGATAGCTGGGCCAACGGTGATGCCTTCTGGCTGTACAATGGCTGGGCCAACGGCGATACCTCCTTCAACGATAGCGGGACCAACGGCAATGCCCTCTGGCTGTACGATAGCTGGGCCAACGGAAATATCTTCTGGCTGAACAATAGCGGGCCCAACAGCGATGCCTTCTGGCTGTACAATGGCTGGGCCAACGGCGATACCTCCTTCAACGATAGCGGGACCAACGGATATTCCTTCTGGCTGAACGATAGCGGGGCCAACGGCGATGTCCTCTGGCTGTACGATAGCTGGGCCAACGGCGATACCTTCTGGCTGTACAATGGCTGGGCCAACGGCGATACCTCCTTCAACGATAGCGGGACCAACGGCAATGCCCTCTGGCTGTACGATAGCTGGGCCAACGGAAATATCTTCTGGCTGAACAATAGCGGGCCCAACAGCGATGCCTTCTGGCTGTACAATGGCTGGGCCAACGGCGATACCTCCTTCAACGATAGCGGGACCAACGGATATTCCTTCTGACTGAACGATAGCTGGGCCAACGGCGATACCTTCTGGCTGAACAATGGCTGGGCCAACGGCGATACCTCTTTCAACGATAGCGGGACCAACGGCAATGTCTTTTGGTTTAACAAGAGCAGGTCCAACATCTATTCCTCCTGGAGCAACATTGATTGTCTGGTGGTAGGAGTCGACGATAGCTGGTCTCAGTGGGTCCACATACCGGCGTGTAGGACCGGCTAGGACTACAGCCACGAGGGCTGCAGATATTAGGACGAATTTCATACTATGCTGAAAAAGGAAACAATGTTTAATAGCGAGcaggaataataaaaaattataaattaaacggAACAATACAAGGCTAAAACAGTGGTCACAGTTTAAATACAGTCATTTTAGTTGTTAAGTTGTATCTTCTGCATTTAAGTattcagtacctggatgaccgagctttgctcgatatagcaaacactcattgacttcgtgttacctacttattaacgccatctgctggtcgttaaaacaattagttgctcacaaaatagtattattattcgccaatagatgtcaggaagagtcatattttctAGTTTATcgttaaaacacaaataaaaatacattttctgaaaatgattcctagctagatcgatttatcgccctcgaaaccccgtatatactaaatttcatgaaaatcgttggagctgattccgagatttcaattatttatatatatatatatatatatatatatatatatatatatatatatatatacaaacaagaattgctcgattaaatatataagataggaaaagataatttcaaataaaataggtacataatattttctatttacaaACATTGAAAATGCTATAATTAGGCTCTTCTTTTGgaaatgaatattatttattagtcgAAATTGTAATGCCGATTTTAACTGAAGAGATTCGAAGATGAATCTCAGAAAATTACTTGGTACTGTCAGTAATGATATAGACTGATAGCCATTTAAAGAAACACTTACCTTGGTGTCTGTTACAGGATAGTCAAGTAACAAACTATACGCCACATCAGAATCAAGCAGTTTTTATATGCACCTTTATCAAATCGTCCAAAATTATTAACTCTCTAAGATATGTAATATTTATAGcatttaatctattttattactttatttatggCATCCACGATTAAATGAAACAAAGACTACCGAATACACATTTGTGTACTTATAGTGATTAAGCATAGTTAAACGGTTTCGGTCTTTCACTCTGTTTGTGCGTGTCCATGTTTttgcatatttattttgttacaaagtATTCAACGCTAAAGacttaaatatgttttaatttgaAGGTGTTTTGGAAAACAATTGCACAACTGTTTTTTCTGTATTACATTCTGTTTCATAGGAGAAGCTCTTATAAAAatcgatggtaatattttcttttccgGTAATTTTAACAACAgactgtcataataatattcatgtagtttaaaatttaaaatacaaaaggtagcatgaattttttaaaCCTCCGTGGTCAAGTAGGTAGTTAAATAAATGCGTAGCTCTTGACTGGATTCGATTCCCGATGTGAAAAATATTGTTCCAAAGTTTAGAAGAATGCAAGTAAAGCTTATTGTTTGACAAGGATGCCCTATGCATCGGGTGGgcaatgtaaaaagtcggtgcTGAGCTTGATCCGttaccagtcgtgtcggtcaccCGTCCACGACAAGCTGGCTTGGTTTAATGTGTGTAACCGCCAACCGgtcaccgtcactgaaaccagTAGGCGGTGTGAAGCCTttgtaagttataacttataacattatattagatgacgcccgcaactccgtcgcgccaaaactcgtttatcgcgcgggaaccggactatttttttgggataaaaagtatcctatgtcctttcccgggattcaaagtatctccataccatatttcagcaaaatcggtgcagttgtttgggcgtgaagaggtgacagaacagcagacagacagacacatttttacaTGTATAATATAGTATGGATTTCAAATGTCGACTGAAGAAACTTTAAAGCCCATAAAGCTTTACACAGGCGCCACACTCAGTtttaaactcttcattaattTTACTAATAACAATGTTTGTTAGTGATTTATTCATTTAACTTTCAAGCTGTAATTAACTTgggtttataattaaaattgtttatcaTGATCAGTTTTGTAGAGGTTTTATTTCAGGTTTATTGAAGACTACCACTCGAAACTCCGCTGTGACAAAAtctgtttatcgcgcgagaaccgtacattttttcgggataaaaagtactctatgtcctttcccgggactcaaagtatcctcaaaccaaatttcagcaaaatctattcGGCGATTTTGGCagtaagaggtaacagacagacatacagacagacacactttcgcatgtatGCATTGAGTATGGATTTAATACTAAGCTTTATAttgtataactagctgtcccggtgaacttcgtgtcactttaaaaccttccctggacttctacgaatattttaagactaaaatcaaaaatcaaaatatatatattgtgcagtgatttagtaaaagaaaaaaatgttttacgcGCGGTGATTCacatataatcttccatacctatggacgattaatcaatcaagaaaaaatcaagaaaaacgaatagcatatcagccacgacacgaatttcgcgttatggtctttttgtgattgccagaacgcgtcgtggccgttttcatcagagccacgacgcgaatttcgcgtcgtggctgtttcactgtgaccacaacgcgtcgtgagctattttttcgctcactgagcgatttcggtctttgagcgtaacataatatacttacatatactAATGAGCTTGAAAAGATTTTATTAAAACGCAAAACTTTTGTCTATTCTCATATTTTGCTTAAATGAAAGTTttatttctatgttttattcttgttactgtcaaaatttgtaactgaatcctactaatattataaaggcgaaagtttgtttggatgtatggatgtgtggatgtatggatgtttgttactctttcacgcaaaaactactgaacggattttaatgaaactttacaataatatagcttatacatcagaataacacataggctacaatttttaccgactttcaaaatgggggaggtgttatgttcgttttcttatattcaacgtttactccgccgtttgttaaccgattttcacaatttttcttttggtatatagggtatcaccccaatttggtattatattcacaaaagtggcgatctgatgaaggatccataagtaatcgagggaactcctcaaaacttataaggAAACATGacgtggtgacttcggtttcgtgagaagtattctaagcatatgctaccaacaagtaagattttgcaccgaaatATACCTGgaataccgtggttcggaaggtgctgagggaACTCCTGattatttatagatacaagtttgggagtttcggcgttgttttaagaacagaaagcatatgctactatgcaaattacattattcatcatcatcatcatcatcatcactaccatattataccatttcatagtcttttagatcgagactcgagtttgtcaagcgataataaaaaaaaactatagtctacctaatattataaacctgaagagtatgtttgcttgaacgcgtcaatctcaggaactacaggttcgattgaaaaacttatctcagtgttagatagatcttttatcgagtaagactataggctatgattatattatcacgctaagactaatacgaccaatgaaactcaggaaaatgtgggaaaaacgggggaaatattttttatgggaaaatgtacggtttctgtaaaattcctaaattacgcgggcgaagctgcgcgggacatctagttgaataataaatttatcTTCATTTATTATCTTTATCTAACTATTGTATCTCTatctttaattattgttattcttGCAATTCTACGCTAATagagaaataatataaattttggaAAGCTAACCTTCTTGCAGTCTATTTCTCATTTCGGAATATCTAAATTTTGAACGGGAACCAATTTCGATTGCAGACAAAATCTCACTCCTAATTATGTGTCAAATGATGAATTGATGCATTTAATATTGCTTTCGTTTTtgtgaaataaatttaaaatggcAGGATTGAGTTTCGGTTGTGTTTTTTTTGCTAATTTCTTGAGTGACGTAATAagtaaaatagtaaaaattttCAACTCATTCGTCCGtacgaaattttaaaatggcagGATTGAGTTtcggttttgttttttttctaatttcttgAGTTAGCTACTGAGGAAAATAGTTAAAATTTACAACTCAATTATCCGTACGAATAACTAAGTAATTTTTTTGATAGTATTTTTGTTGCGTAATTGAGACTagctttaacattattttaaagtaattagtGGCAGTCTCGGAACAGACAATAATAAGTTTACTTACgtattgattattttattttataactagatgatgcTGAGACTCAAGgaccattccaaatttcagcaaaatcggttcagcggtttgggcgtgaagatataacagacagacagacatatagacatacagacacacttttacatttataatatcagtatggataggATTTACCAACTGTATAAATGGAAATTGATAACtgtgtattattaattagtaatataatttatttttgtgcaatatagaaaaatatttttagataagTTCATCTGGAAGGTTGATGAATGGGGTGGGGAGGATGGGGGTGCCGATCTCAGCGGGGGCAGCCTCCACCACCTGAACTGGGGACACCTCGATAACCTCAGCGGGTGCTGGAGCAACCTCGAGCGGGACAGCCTCAGGGACACTGGCGTCTTCGGCGATTACCACAGGAGTAGGAGCGATGGGTAGAGGCACGTCCACGACGTGGATTTGTTCGTTGATGTTGAGGATGATTTGGACTAGAGGAGCTTGGGGTGCTTCGGCGACGACGGCTGGTCCAACGGCGATTTGCTCAGGCTGCTCAACGATAGCTGGTCCAACGTCGATTTGTTCAGGCTGCTCGACGATAGCAGGTCCGACGACGATTTGCTCAGGCTGCTCGACAATAGCAGGTCCGACGGCGATTTGCTCAGGCTGCTCGACGATAGCAGGTCCGACGACGATTTGCTCAGGCTGCCCGACGATAGCAGGTCCGACGGCGATTTGCTCAGGCTGCTCGACGATAACTGGTCCAACTACGATAGGTTCGAAGTCTTCAACTTGGGCCGGTCCTACTGCGATTGGCTCGAAGTTGTCAATGATGGCTGGTCCCACCACAACTGGCTCATacttgtccagcactgagctgGCTCTAGGCTGCGCCGGGCTGGCCACAGTGACTGCCAAGAAGGCGAGAGCGATGATGAACGATTTCATGTTTCTGAAACATTTTACATCTTGAGTAATATTCCTTTGGGAACCGTTTTTGATCAACctaggtactatcagaaaagttgattcctagcagatgggggacctacgtagtttggtcgcgttacgttttacccagccgacagatcacattatcattgaattgacaagatccgaccaaatgacgttggtctgtcaactgcctaagaatcaatttcctcgatggtacaagaaACTTAATAGATATGAAcagatatataattattatagataaaagtttatgtaattgtttttaatatctttaatgttgcaataaaattttacaggCAAATAACAAAACTGTAAGCAAgtgatttttaaatatcaataaatgcctatattatgataattgataacattCATAACATTAACCATTATCAAGTATGAGGTTACACGTTTTTAGCGTAGTCTGTAGGTAGAAGGAAAGGCCTTGATATCTTTCAATGTGTAACTGTAATATTGAATTGTACTTGCTGATAAAATTGTTTGAGTAGCTTAGTTCAAAGTACGCTATCTTTCTTTATCTCGTAAGCTTTCCAATATGCCAGATATAGCCAAACAGATCTAGTTAGTCGCTgtgttatttttataacgatACAGATCACTTACATCAGCCtgtcccaaagtgggcgataacgcccccatgtgggcgctgaaggtctgaagacaaaataagtttgggaacctctgactTATATcattcatattaaattattatgtttctactacatgacgtccgcaactcgaACCGAAATTCATATATCACTTGAGAACCGTACAggtttccgggataaaaagtctcataattattatgtccttcgccgggattaaaagtatctccatgctaagTTCAGTCGTTAGGGGGTGAAgtgtaaacagacagacacactttcacttttataatgttagtatggataatgataacgcctccgtggtcaagtagtatagagcgcggctcttgactcggaggtcgtgggttcgattcccgcgttggaaacatgttctttccaagtttagttagaacaatgtaggctgatcacctgattgtctgacaagtaagatgatccatgcgtcggatgggcatgtaaaaagtcggtcctgcgcttgacctctcgccggtcgtgtcggtcttccgtcccactggctcatgagagtaaaggaatagagagtgctcttgtgtactgcgcacacatttgggcactataaaattactcctgcgtagagCTGGTCtggttcaatgaaaccagccaccgtcaccgaaactggtgtgggagctattattattattatgcatacTAATTTGACTTATCTATAATTTAGATTGTAAACTGtattttatcttaatatatttaagattcttaaattatattttgattcctattaaattaatacataataCACAAATTAATATCAGATAGATGATTCAAAGATAATTAATTATGTCGCTGTGACTCAATCTATTagacggtaggttttgctgttaGTTTTACCAGTCAtagctgtaactgatggataacctaccgtgtaaaagggtgacagacggttgcatgaagttgattgacgaaaatctggatatattgatttttgcttcatgcaataatcagtcacgaattttgaggaGTGTTGTCAcgtctgacaaaataggaaaaaattagaaacgtataccaTTGAAAATATtagctttgactgacataaaactgaagagaattgagtgaccgtctaataccattcgtcagtccatcagtcaaacataattcatgattgacggaattgactgtcgcttgcatgagcgtgtagTGGATGTGGACAAAACATTTAGCAGAACGagcatacaataattaataattattatagtcattacagtctaaattattgttatgtaaATTAACGCCAAAAACCACATTAAGTTAATTCTACAGCCAGAAAACATAAGTTGAGATTTAATTTATGTGAAATTTTAATTAGATTCAAGAAGAGACGCGCCATAAAAATAGCAGATGTTCTACGAGCGATAGTGTCTTCCGTCAGGCGATCTTTTGCCACGTAGCTAtttgttttcgttttttttaaatcgatagATCGTGGTTCAAGAGGACGatttatgtgtataatataaaccacagacatagatcaaactagataccgcatgtcgctccatttgtatgaaaacgagcgagccacttttttcctacctacctgtgacgtaccgatgataagaaacgtgtccgtTATCTAGgctaacgtttctatttgaatttctacagctcaaaacggcacttttaggcatataggcattttaaaaattccgattgacgtccgattccgatagcagactaaagaacagactttcgaaagacgagcattgctcgtcgtttgggaacgcgatatggcacgtgaAGTGCACGTGTCagtactaataattaataatattatctattatattatgaccTACCTTTTAACTCGGGAATTCCAAATGGTTTTTCCCAATTATTGTTGGTAAGTTTTATTATAGAGGGTGTTACGGAACAACAAAACATGGTTGTTGGGTCAGCTactaataattgataatattattatctattatatgACCTACCTTTAATTCGGGAATTCCAAATGGTTTTTTCCAATTATTGTTGGTAAGTTTTATAGAGGGTGTTATCGGATTAACGAACAATTAACTCTGGTAGATAATTTTATTGCGGCTAATCCCCCTTATAAAGATACGTGGAAAACGGCTTAGATGTTGATCGATTGAAGACGTCATCGATTGAAGGAAGAAAACAAGAATCTAACAGTAGAATTTGCCGTTTTTTTctcataaatggaggctttagggcccgaaaaattatttgaaataaaataatcggccaagtgcgagttggactcgcgcacgaaggtacggtacggaacccttcgtgcgcgagtccaacatagagcaaaaatagatcagaagttgtgttttttgtatctgagcgccccttaattttttattttattttaatattattaattgataaagtacacatatatttaaggcctttgtgaaaatttcaagtaggtacctacctgttgctattattgatatatagagcaaaaaaggtcgaaaaaatcacgtttgttgcatggaatttaatatttattttaattttagtctttgttgtgacaacagaaatacataatttgtccaaatttcagaagtctagctatagcgtttcttgagttacatcctggagacagacgtTTTCCcgtgggtacggaaccctaaaaaatgagtaaatgtccatatgttacaaaatgttagttatcgtatTCTTCGAAGATAGAATAAGGACTTTATTGCACGACGTACATTTTGTGCACGACAACGATATTATACTATATGCATAAtatgtcaagactcaagagattaattacagttaacagccgttcccaatatttgatctttccctggttttgccttactagagataggaatagctcacaattgacataaaatatatgtctctaatgtctattgtgagctattcctatctctagtagggcaaaaccagagatagatcaaatattgggaacggccgtaagtaaaATGCAGAGGCgatcgtctctgagtgcggcagtaagtccGCGCGTAAGGGTCATATGCGCTCTTAAGTTATTAAGagcgcatatgaccctaacttgactacatactttaacctagatctcaaaatctgtaaggtctagaaaactgattttttgacacaagtaacttcagttcatgaagattaaatgctcaagacgaaaacacgattactcaaaaaatgctcgatagtttcttttttacaaaaaaccttgttttagacacatttttgcttggatct of Aricia agestis chromosome 9, ilAriAges1.1, whole genome shotgun sequence contains these proteins:
- the LOC121730714 gene encoding bifunctional endo-1,4-beta-xylanase XylA-like; the encoded protein is MGWSNSDGLVRVYDSRSNSDGLVRVYDGWSRNNGLVRVNHSRFNSNGLVRVNHSRSNDDWLVRVNHGRSNSDRLVRVNHGGSNGNAFRLYDSWANGNAFWLYDSWANGDAFWLYNGWANGDTSFNDSGTNGNALWLYDSWANGNIFWLNNSGPNSDAFWLYNGWANGDTSFNDSGTNGYSFWLNDSGANGDVLWLYDSWANGDTFWLYNGWANGDTSFNDSGTNGNALWLYDSWANGNIFWLNNSGPNSDAFWLYNGWANGDTSFNDSGTNGYSF
- the LOC121730715 gene encoding resuscitation-promoting factor RpfA-like; this encodes MKSFIIALAFLAVTVASPAQPRASSVLDKYEPVVVGPAIIDNFEPIAVGPAQVEDFEPIVVGPVIVEQPEQIAVGPAIVGQPEQIVVGPAIVEQPEQIAVGPAIVEQPEQIVVGPAIVEQPEQIDVGPAIVEQPEQIAVGPAVVAEAPQAPLVQIILNINEQIHVVDVPLPIAPTPVVIAEDASVPEAVPLEVAPAPAEVIEVSPVQVVEAAPAEIGTPILPTPFINLPDELI